The following are from one region of the Panulirus ornatus isolate Po-2019 chromosome 48, ASM3632096v1, whole genome shotgun sequence genome:
- the LOC139764113 gene encoding uncharacterized protein isoform X2, whose amino-acid sequence MYFGKGDAGIYMLVEDILSMNTGINLQDITADTVLCLPELTSIIKKIIKNYRSLSLQHLVSAYCQHDTHSRSETSPDTCKITVDDIAVLLRCAPPEADDDNHHQEALLQLELQSVRNKPLEDVPPLGWKQVFALTLAVLRRVIPSEVWGSAHNLCVMKRAIKNILMLGRFDKLYLGNLLGNIKTNCCRWAASLESFSKKTYIISKVYLWIIVRLVMSILHSFMYVTETYSLRYQLVFYRKSVWQKQHDKAVCTLIKSGTLRRLNKKQVELISYLHVPTTHVSQSTEKKSFPRIRFLPKLRGVRPIIPVRRFGILPSFINKARLVLNELCTFNKKGSVATKSASGLQFAWRDYVKKLATCQDTRPLYFVRADVQDAYGSIVHSKLFELLQESSQRLPHILKFGQYSALKRMGQTFSRPTFFLLDDKGQPTCSLSRGGGSLVEMGAPLIINTNEVLDAIKKLVCAQVLSNGLHQRLLVTRGLPQGGVLSGVLCEFYYSSVCATHLAHYNTGTSILMRAVDDFLFLSTSHNEAERFLEQLNYGMPDFNCYINKAKTVHNLYARSEYRVSFAGVIVCLKSCQLLVDTSRVVFGHPRYSLRLNQFKAPGYLVANRLQQVSLARLPPHIVDPSYTKLRGLICNVWRAGFMAGIRLLTMLHTLLAPRGPVNANFITSTVVKVGHKVCRHIRAVWRRADVELKLPSSVILIAYIGGICVMQQWPGKQRWPDIHSRLKGIVKHLRANVPDNCCVFLPTLPSVHKQM is encoded by the exons GGGATGCTGGCATATACATGTTGGTGGAGGATATTCTCTCCATGAACACTGGTATCAACTTACAAGATATAACAGCTGATACTGTGCTATGTCTACCAGAATTAACAAGCATAATAAAGAAAATCATTAAGAATTATAGAAGCCTGTCTCTCCAACACCTTGTATCTGCATACTGTCAGCATGATACCCACAGCAGAAGTGAAACATCTCCAGATACATGCAAAATCACGGTAGATGATATTGCTGTGTTGTTAAGGTGTGCTCCTCCTGAAGCAGATGATGATAATCACCATCAGGAAGCCCTTCTGCAACTTGAATTACAG tcTGTAAGAAATAAGCCATTGGAAGATGTACCTCCTTTAGGGTGGaagcaagtgtttgctttgactCTAGCAGTGTTGCGCCGTGTTATCccaagtgaagtctggggttctGCTCATAACTTGTGTGTTATGAAAAGAGCTATTAAGAACATCCTTATGTTGGGACGTTTTGATAAGCTGTATCTAGGAAATCTCCTTGGGAACATCAAAACAAATTGTTGCAG GTGGGCTGCATCTCTGGAATCTTTCAGTAAGAAAACATATATTATATCAAAAGTGTACTTGTGGATTATAGTTCGTCTTGTTATGAGTATATTGCATTCTTTCATGTATGTTACAGAAACATATAGTCTCCGATACCAACTTGTCTTTTACCGCAAGAGTGTGTGGCAGAAGCAACATGATAAAGCAGTTTGTACTCTTATAAAGAGTGGTACTCTTAGAAGACTTAATAAAAAGCAAGTAGAGTTGATATCATACCTTCATGTGCCCACCACACATGTATCCCaaagcacagaaaaaaaaagttttcctcgAATCAGGTTTTTGCCAAAATTGAGAGGTGTGAGGCCTATTATACCAGTTCGCAGATTTGGAATATTGCCGTCATTCATAAATAAGGCTCGTCTCGTACTTAATGAGCTTTGTACCTTTAACAAGAAAGGAAGTGTTGCTACAAAATCTGCCTCTGGACTGCAATTTGCATGGCGTGACTATGTCAAAAAATTAGCTACATGTCAAGACACCAGACCTTTGTATTTTGTACGTGCAGATGTCCAAGATGCCTATGGGTCAATAGTACACTCCAAACTTTTTGAGTTACTGCAAGAGAGCTCTCAAAGGTTACCCCATATACTTAAATTTGGACAGTATTCAGCTTTGAAGAGAATGGGGCAAACATTTTCGAGACCTACTTTCTTCCTTTTAGATGATAAAGGTCAGCCTACATGTTCCTtatcaagaggaggagggagtcttgTTGAAATGGGCGCTCCCCTTATCATAAATACAAATGAAGTTTTAGATGCAATTAAAAAACTTGTTTGTGCACAGGTGTTAAGTAATGGCCTACACCAGCGACTGTTGGTGACTCGTGGTTTACCCCAAGGTGGAGTTTTGTCAGGTGTTCTTTGTGAATTTTATTATTCCTCAGTGTGTGCTACACATTTAGCACATTACAATACTGGCACCAGTATCCTCATGCGTGCTGTTGATGATTTTCTGTTTTTATCTACCTCTCATAATGAGGCAGAACGGTTCTTGGAGCAGTTAAATTATGGTATGCCTGATTTCAACTGTTACATAAACAAGGCAAAAACTGTACACAACCTGTATGCAAGAAGTGAATATCGTGTTTCCTTTGCTGGTGTCATTGTTTGTTTGAAATCATGCCAACTTCTTGTTGATACCTCTCGTGTGGTATTTGGACACCCAAGATATTCTCTACGTCTTAATCAGTTCAAAGCTCCTGGGTATTTAGTAGCAAATCGTCTCCAGCAAGTAAGCTTAGCACGTCTGCCACCTCACATAGTGGATCCATCATACACAAAATTGAGAGGCCTAATTTGTAATGTCTGGCGAGCTGGATTTATGGCTGGTATAAGATTGTTAACTATGCTGCATACTCTCCTTGCTCCAAGAGGTCCTGTGAATGCTAACTTTATTACATCCACAGTGGTTAAAGTAGGGCATAAAGTTTGTAGGCATATAAGGGCAGTTTGGAGACGTGCTGATGTTGAATTAAAACTCCCAAGTTCAGTCATTTTGATAGCTTATATTGGTGGTATTTGCGTGATGCAACAATGGCCAGGCAAGCAAAGGTGGCCTGATATTCATTCTCGCCTTAAAGGTATAGTGAAGCATCTTCGTGCAAATGTGCCTGATAACTGTTGTGTCTTTTTGCCTACATTACCCTCTGTTCATAAACAAATGTAG